Proteins encoded by one window of Azospirillum brasilense:
- the nudC gene encoding NAD(+) diphosphatase → MHDRSSPSDRPNARPNAYAGIPLDRAGVRRKDKDWLKDAWASPNARLLPVAKSRNFVTGDADSARAVAVACGGDWGVEPVFLGLLDGVPHFTVDLTGLEAPEEHPALAGLGRFEDLRAVGPVMEATEAGLCAYARGITWWNARHRFCGVCGSVAAGAEGGHVRVCTNPDCATHHFPRTDPAVIMLVHDGAGRMVLGRNSRFPPGMHSVLAGFVEPGESLEDSVKREVLEEVGLEVTDIRYHSSQPWPFPSSLMLGFSARAVTLDIQTDMEELETAHWFDREFLRTFTPSEDFRLARPDSIARRLIDEWIAEGE, encoded by the coding sequence ATGCACGACCGCTCCTCCCCATCCGACCGCCCGAACGCCCGCCCGAACGCCTATGCCGGCATCCCGCTCGACCGCGCCGGTGTGCGCCGCAAGGACAAGGACTGGCTGAAAGACGCCTGGGCCTCGCCGAACGCGCGCCTGCTGCCCGTGGCGAAATCGCGCAACTTCGTGACCGGCGACGCCGACTCGGCCCGCGCGGTCGCCGTCGCCTGTGGTGGCGACTGGGGGGTGGAGCCGGTCTTCCTCGGCCTGCTCGACGGCGTTCCGCACTTCACTGTCGATCTGACCGGTCTGGAGGCGCCGGAGGAGCATCCGGCCCTGGCCGGGCTCGGCCGCTTCGAGGACCTGCGCGCCGTCGGGCCGGTGATGGAGGCGACGGAGGCCGGGCTGTGCGCCTACGCCCGCGGCATCACTTGGTGGAACGCCCGGCACCGCTTCTGCGGCGTCTGCGGCTCGGTCGCGGCGGGTGCCGAGGGCGGGCATGTGCGCGTCTGCACCAACCCGGACTGCGCCACCCACCATTTCCCGCGCACCGACCCGGCGGTGATCATGCTCGTCCATGACGGGGCCGGGCGCATGGTGCTGGGCCGCAACTCCCGCTTCCCGCCGGGCATGCATTCGGTTCTGGCCGGCTTCGTCGAGCCGGGCGAAAGCCTGGAGGACAGCGTCAAGCGCGAGGTGCTGGAGGAGGTGGGGCTGGAGGTCACCGACATCCGCTACCACTCGTCCCAGCCCTGGCCCTTCCCGTCCTCGCTGATGCTGGGCTTCAGCGCCCGGGCGGTGACTTTGGACATCCAGACGGACATGGAGGAGCTGGAGACGGCCCACTGGTTCGACCGCGAGTTTTTGCGGACCTTCACGCCCAGCGAGGACTTTCGCCTCGCCCGCCCCGACAGCATCGCCCGCCGCCTGATCGACGAGTGGATCGCCGAGGGGGAGTGA
- the hisN gene encoding histidinol-phosphatase, whose translation MTEPCPTPLVTLAERLADASGPVIRQYFRTPVAVDDKADASPVTIADREAERTIRAIIEAERPDDGIYGEEFGTKNLDAEWVWVIDPIDGTKSFITGRPIFGTLIALLHRGRPVLGVIDQPIVRDRWLGVEGRPTLFNGQPAGVRACAGGLAAATLGTTSPDLFPGADQDAFRRVAGAAKVSVYGGDCYSYGLLAAGYYDLVVESGLKLYDFAALVPVVTGAGGLMTDWDGRPLDATSSGRVVAAGDARTHRETLAALAG comes from the coding sequence ATGACCGAACCCTGCCCCACCCCCCTGGTGACCCTGGCGGAGCGTCTGGCCGACGCCTCCGGCCCGGTCATCCGCCAGTATTTCCGCACGCCGGTGGCGGTGGACGACAAGGCCGACGCCTCCCCCGTCACCATCGCCGACCGCGAGGCGGAGCGGACCATCCGCGCCATCATCGAGGCCGAGCGCCCCGACGACGGCATCTATGGCGAGGAGTTCGGGACGAAGAACCTGGACGCCGAGTGGGTGTGGGTGATCGACCCCATCGACGGCACCAAGTCCTTCATCACCGGCCGCCCGATCTTCGGCACGCTGATCGCCCTGCTGCACCGCGGGCGCCCGGTGCTCGGCGTCATCGACCAGCCCATCGTCCGGGACCGCTGGCTGGGCGTCGAGGGCCGCCCCACCCTGTTCAACGGCCAGCCGGCCGGCGTGCGCGCCTGCGCCGGGGGGCTGGCCGCGGCGACGCTGGGCACCACCTCGCCCGACCTGTTCCCCGGAGCGGACCAGGACGCCTTCCGCCGGGTGGCGGGGGCGGCCAAGGTGTCGGTCTATGGCGGCGACTGCTACAGCTACGGCCTGCTGGCCGCGGGCTATTACGACCTCGTCGTCGAATCGGGGCTGAAGCTCTACGACTTCGCGGCGCTGGTGCCGGTGGTGACCGGGGCCGGCGGGCTGATGACCGATTGGGACGGCCGGCCGCTCGACGCCACCTCAAGCGGGCGCGTGGTCGCCGCGGGCGATGCCCGCACCCACCGCGAGACGCTGGCCGCCCTGGCCGGCTGA
- a CDS encoding c-type cytochrome, which translates to MSMEWNKIFGAVLLAGLIAMLAGFAAEVLVHPKTPEKPGYVVAMPEGAAPAPSGGAAPSGPAEIAPLLAKADAAAGQSAAKACAACHSFDKGGPNKVGPNLYGIVGAPHGHLDGFAYSDAIKGKAGPWNYDELNHFLYDPKAYAPGTKMTFAGVKKDQERANIIAYLRSLSDSPAPLPQ; encoded by the coding sequence ATGAGCATGGAGTGGAACAAGATTTTCGGCGCCGTGCTGCTGGCGGGTCTGATCGCCATGCTGGCCGGCTTCGCCGCGGAAGTTCTGGTGCACCCGAAGACGCCTGAGAAGCCCGGCTATGTGGTGGCCATGCCGGAAGGCGCCGCTCCGGCCCCCAGCGGTGGCGCCGCCCCGTCCGGCCCCGCCGAGATCGCCCCGCTGCTCGCCAAGGCCGACGCCGCCGCCGGCCAGTCCGCCGCCAAGGCCTGCGCTGCCTGCCACAGCTTCGACAAGGGCGGCCCGAACAAGGTCGGCCCGAACCTCTACGGCATCGTCGGCGCCCCGCACGGCCATCTGGACGGCTTCGCCTATTCCGACGCCATCAAGGGCAAGGCCGGCCCCTGGAACTACGACGAGCTGAACCACTTCCTCTACGACCCGAAGGCCTACGCACCGGGCACCAAGATGACCTTCGCCGGCGTCAAGAAGGACCAGGAGCGGGCGAACATCATCGCCTATCTGCGCTCCCTGTCCGACAGCCCGGCGCCGCTGCCGCAGTAA
- a CDS encoding prephenate dehydratase: MTTSNVIAFQGLPGAYSDLSCRTVFPEMTTLPCATFEDAFAAVREGRAALAMIPVENSIAGRVADNHHLLPEGGLHIIGEHFQRVNHQLLAPKGATLAGLKTVRSHIQALSQCRNMTRELGLTAISHADTAGAAAEIAKLGDPQHAAIASSLAADIYGLDILKGGIEDAEHNTTRFLILSREPKTPPLPAEGTGAKIITTFVFRVRSVPAALYKALGGFATNGINMTKLESYMVGGHFTQTQFYADVEGHPEERSLRLALEELAFFARAGEVKILGVYPANPFRYQESQRIGED, from the coding sequence ATGACGACCTCGAACGTGATCGCCTTCCAGGGCCTGCCCGGCGCCTATTCGGACCTGTCCTGCCGGACGGTCTTTCCGGAAATGACGACGCTGCCCTGCGCCACGTTCGAGGACGCCTTCGCCGCCGTGCGCGAGGGGCGCGCGGCGCTCGCCATGATCCCGGTGGAGAACTCCATCGCCGGGCGCGTGGCCGACAACCACCATCTGCTGCCCGAGGGCGGCCTGCACATCATCGGCGAGCATTTCCAGCGGGTGAACCACCAGCTCCTCGCCCCCAAGGGCGCGACGCTGGCCGGGCTGAAGACGGTGCGCAGCCACATCCAGGCGCTGTCCCAGTGCCGCAACATGACGCGGGAGCTGGGGCTGACGGCGATCTCCCACGCCGACACCGCGGGCGCCGCCGCCGAGATCGCCAAGCTGGGCGACCCACAGCACGCCGCCATCGCCTCCTCGCTGGCCGCCGACATCTACGGGCTGGACATCCTGAAGGGCGGCATCGAGGACGCGGAGCACAACACCACCCGCTTCCTGATCCTGTCCCGCGAACCGAAGACCCCGCCGCTGCCCGCCGAGGGGACCGGGGCCAAGATCATCACCACCTTCGTCTTCCGCGTGCGCAGCGTGCCGGCCGCCCTCTACAAGGCGCTGGGCGGCTTCGCCACCAACGGCATCAACATGACGAAGCTGGAAAGCTACATGGTCGGCGGGCACTTCACCCAGACCCAGTTCTACGCCGACGTCGAGGGCCATCCGGAGGAGCGCTCCCTGCGCCTGGCGCTGGAGGAGCTGGCCTTCTTCGCCCGCGCCGGCGAGGTGAAGATCCTGGGCGTCTACCCCGCCAACCCCTTCCGCTATCAGGAAAGCCAGCGCATCGGCGAGGATTGA
- a CDS encoding 3-deoxy-manno-octulosonate cytidylyltransferase yields the protein MNADADSKTTPNPPPSNPIVVIPARMASTRLPGKPLADIGGAPMIVQVWRRAMEAEIGPVVVACGEPEIAAAVEAAGGTAVLTRPDHPSGSDRIFEAVSLLDPEGKYDAVVNVQGDLPTIEPAVVRAAFAPLSDPQVDIATLVVEITREEERTDPNVVKAVLELPPGARRGRALYFSRATAPWGDGPLFHHIGLYAYRRAALERYVRLPPSALEQRERLEQLRALAFGMRIDAAVVDAVPLGVDTPADLERARAILAKRTSL from the coding sequence ATGAACGCAGACGCAGACAGCAAGACGACGCCGAACCCGCCGCCGTCCAATCCCATCGTGGTCATTCCCGCCCGCATGGCCTCCACCCGCCTGCCGGGGAAGCCGCTGGCCGACATCGGCGGCGCGCCGATGATCGTGCAGGTGTGGCGCCGCGCCATGGAGGCGGAGATCGGCCCCGTGGTGGTCGCCTGCGGCGAGCCGGAGATCGCCGCGGCGGTGGAAGCGGCGGGCGGCACCGCCGTGCTGACCAGGCCCGACCACCCCTCGGGCTCCGACCGCATTTTCGAGGCGGTCAGCCTGCTCGACCCGGAGGGAAAGTACGACGCGGTGGTCAACGTGCAGGGCGACCTGCCGACCATCGAGCCGGCGGTGGTGCGCGCCGCCTTCGCCCCGCTGTCCGACCCACAGGTGGACATCGCCACGCTGGTGGTCGAGATCACGCGGGAGGAGGAGCGCACCGACCCCAACGTGGTCAAGGCCGTCCTGGAGCTGCCGCCCGGCGCCCGGCGCGGCCGCGCCCTGTATTTCAGCCGCGCCACCGCCCCGTGGGGCGACGGGCCGCTGTTCCACCACATCGGGCTGTACGCCTACCGCCGCGCCGCGCTGGAGCGCTACGTCCGCCTGCCGCCCTCGGCGCTGGAGCAGCGGGAACGGCTGGAGCAGCTCCGCGCGCTGGCCTTCGGGATGCGCATCGACGCCGCCGTCGTTGACGCGGTTCCGCTCGGCGTCGATACTCCCGCCGACCTGGAGCGCGCCCGCGCGATCCTCGCCAAGCGCACCTCCCTTTAA